In Symmachiella dynata, the following are encoded in one genomic region:
- the murA gene encoding UDP-N-acetylglucosamine 1-carboxyvinyltransferase yields MDMFVIRGGTPLAGTVTVNGAKNAALPIMAAALAANGPSVLQDVPDLVDVRTLCKLLTELGMQVDRDASGDLRLEVVDAQPHAADYELVRTMRASVCVLGPLLARRGRACISLPGGCNIGDRPIDLHLKGLAALGADIRVERGYVIAEADRLRGARIYLGGPFGSTVTGTCNIMVAAALARGKTTIESAACEPEVVDLGNYLNNMGARISGLGTPFLEIDGVEELTGTTHRIVPDRIEAATLMIAAAVTNGDVELRNVRSEHLTAVLEKLSEIGVQIANVGENRLRITTDGELHAADCIALPYPGIPTDVQAQLMSLLACAPGISVITDKVFPDRFMHAAELARMGAVIRREGPSAIISGAGQLSGAAVMASDLRASAALVIAGLSAQGDSAIRRIYHLDRGYERLELKLRQLGANIERVEDRADTFPHSLRLDQAQTAAELTGPHWLKPAANRTSQKRSA; encoded by the coding sequence ATGGACATGTTTGTGATACGCGGTGGAACGCCGCTGGCGGGAACCGTCACGGTCAACGGCGCTAAGAACGCAGCCTTGCCGATCATGGCGGCTGCATTGGCCGCTAACGGGCCGTCGGTGCTCCAAGATGTCCCCGATCTGGTCGACGTTCGCACGCTGTGCAAATTGCTCACCGAGCTGGGTATGCAGGTCGATCGCGATGCGAGTGGTGACTTGCGACTCGAAGTCGTCGATGCCCAGCCCCATGCCGCCGACTATGAACTCGTCCGCACCATGCGGGCCAGTGTCTGCGTTTTGGGACCTTTGTTGGCTCGCCGCGGCCGCGCATGCATCTCGCTGCCCGGGGGGTGCAACATCGGCGACCGTCCCATCGATCTGCATCTCAAAGGCCTTGCCGCTTTGGGCGCCGATATTCGAGTTGAGCGGGGTTACGTCATCGCTGAAGCCGATCGACTGCGCGGCGCACGGATTTATCTGGGCGGACCATTTGGAAGCACCGTCACCGGTACCTGCAACATCATGGTCGCCGCTGCCTTAGCCCGCGGAAAAACAACAATCGAATCAGCCGCGTGCGAACCGGAGGTCGTCGACTTAGGGAATTATCTCAACAATATGGGCGCCCGTATCTCCGGGCTGGGAACGCCGTTTTTAGAAATCGATGGCGTCGAGGAACTGACCGGCACAACACACCGCATCGTTCCCGACCGGATCGAAGCCGCCACGTTGATGATTGCCGCCGCCGTAACTAACGGTGATGTCGAGCTGAGAAACGTACGCTCCGAACATTTAACGGCGGTGCTCGAAAAGCTTTCAGAAATCGGTGTGCAGATTGCCAACGTGGGCGAAAACCGTCTCCGTATCACAACCGATGGAGAGCTGCACGCTGCGGATTGCATCGCCCTGCCCTACCCTGGCATCCCGACCGATGTGCAAGCGCAACTGATGTCGCTGCTCGCCTGCGCACCGGGCATCAGCGTGATCACAGACAAGGTCTTTCCCGATCGTTTCATGCATGCCGCCGAATTGGCCCGCATGGGCGCGGTGATTCGCCGCGAAGGTCCGTCGGCCATCATTAGCGGCGCCGGTCAACTCAGCGGCGCCGCCGTCATGGCCTCTGACCTACGCGCCAGTGCGGCACTGGTCATCGCCGGTCTGTCCGCCCAGGGAGATTCAGCCATCCGCCGCATTTATCATTTGGATCGTGGCTATGAGCGGCTGGAACTGAAGTTGCGGCAACTCGGCGCGAATATCGAACGGGTTGAAGACCGCGCCGACACCTTCCCACACAGCCTGCGCCTGGACCAAGCCCAAACCGCCGCCGAACTCACCGGCCCGCATTGGTTGAAACCCGCTGCCAACAGAACGTCCCAAAAACGATCCGCGTAG
- the prmC gene encoding peptide chain release factor N(5)-glutamine methyltransferase produces the protein MSSDARTTTGTDQPWTVGRVIDWTTGHLKKHGSDTPRLDAEILLAHARGCPRIQLYTHYDEVLDDEVRASMRALVTRRAQAEPVAYLVGHREFYGLDFHVSSDVLIPRPDTETLVLELLTLAAGRPETQILELGTGSGCIAVATAANLPAAKIVAVDISPAALNIAVKNATAHNVAERIDFREGDLFAPLDSAAQFDFVISNPPYIADAELAQLDADVRDHEPHLALAGGADGLDVIRRILAEAGQRLKSGGFLLLEIGAEQGNVLPELIAASGDYREARIVNDLAHRPRVAVAERL, from the coding sequence GTGAGTTCAGACGCACGAACGACGACCGGGACCGACCAGCCGTGGACCGTCGGTCGCGTGATCGACTGGACCACCGGGCATCTGAAGAAACATGGCAGCGACACGCCGCGGCTGGACGCCGAAATCCTGTTAGCCCACGCCCGCGGCTGTCCACGAATCCAGCTGTACACGCATTACGACGAGGTTCTTGACGACGAAGTCCGCGCCAGCATGCGGGCACTTGTCACCCGCCGCGCTCAGGCGGAACCGGTCGCCTATTTGGTCGGACACCGCGAATTCTACGGACTCGATTTTCATGTTTCGTCCGACGTGTTGATTCCGCGGCCCGATACCGAGACGTTGGTGCTGGAATTGCTGACATTAGCGGCCGGCCGGCCAGAGACGCAGATCCTCGAACTGGGAACCGGCTCGGGCTGCATTGCCGTCGCCACTGCGGCGAATTTACCCGCCGCCAAAATTGTGGCCGTCGATATTAGCCCCGCCGCGTTGAACATCGCCGTCAAGAACGCAACCGCGCACAATGTTGCTGAACGCATCGATTTTCGCGAAGGGGATCTCTTCGCACCGCTGGATTCGGCGGCACAATTCGATTTTGTGATCAGTAATCCGCCCTATATTGCGGATGCCGAATTGGCCCAGCTCGATGCCGATGTCCGTGATCACGAACCCCATTTGGCGCTAGCAGGAGGAGCGGATGGATTGGATGTGATCCGCCGGATTCTTGCCGAAGCCGGCCAACGTCTTAAATCAGGCGGGTTTTTGCTGTTGGAAATCGGCGCCGAACAAGGTAACGTTCTGCCTGAATTGATTGCCGCCAGCGGCGATTATCGTGAGGCACGGATCGTCAACGATTTAGCCCATCGCCCGCGCGTCGCGGTTGCAGAGCGGCTTTGA
- the prfA gene encoding peptide chain release factor 1 codes for MYPSLEQKLERFEELEKLLIDPEILSDTTQLLKIQREHGGLAKTALMVREYKELEENVLAARQMVDEEEDDESREYAEAELQELLARQEAIQVDLEDLVTAGDAATRGSLIMEIRAGTGGDEASLFARDLFVMYLRLAENRRWKVEELDRSESEVGGIKAITFSVTGEGAFMQLQFESGGHRVQRVPDTETQGRIHTSAATVAVLPEADEVELEISNDELRVDTYFASGPGGQKVNKTASAVRITHLPTNTVVSCQDEKSQHKNRSKAMRVLRSRLLEMKQQQAQTERAEQRRTLIGSGDRSQRIRTYNFPQNRLSDHRINLTLYKLDQIMLGNMDELIENLMAFDRQERLQSLGSEENGK; via the coding sequence ATGTATCCCAGCTTGGAGCAAAAACTGGAACGATTCGAGGAGTTGGAAAAACTTCTCATCGATCCAGAAATCCTCTCCGATACGACTCAACTGCTCAAGATCCAGCGCGAACATGGCGGCTTAGCCAAAACCGCGCTGATGGTCCGCGAGTACAAGGAACTCGAAGAAAACGTCCTCGCCGCCCGTCAAATGGTTGACGAGGAAGAAGACGACGAGTCTCGTGAATACGCGGAAGCCGAACTGCAGGAACTGCTCGCTCGCCAAGAGGCGATTCAGGTGGACCTGGAAGACCTGGTGACAGCCGGTGACGCTGCCACGCGGGGCAGTTTGATCATGGAAATCCGCGCCGGCACCGGTGGTGACGAAGCCTCGCTCTTTGCGCGTGACCTGTTCGTGATGTATCTACGCTTGGCCGAAAATCGCCGCTGGAAGGTGGAAGAGCTCGACCGCAGTGAATCGGAAGTCGGGGGCATCAAAGCCATCACCTTTTCGGTGACAGGCGAAGGCGCCTTCATGCAACTGCAATTCGAAAGCGGCGGGCATCGCGTGCAGCGGGTTCCCGATACGGAAACACAAGGCCGCATTCATACCAGCGCCGCCACCGTCGCGGTGCTGCCTGAAGCCGATGAAGTCGAGCTAGAGATCAGCAACGACGAATTGCGGGTCGATACTTATTTTGCCAGCGGTCCGGGCGGGCAAAAGGTCAACAAGACCGCCAGCGCCGTACGCATCACTCACCTGCCCACCAATACGGTCGTCAGTTGCCAGGACGAAAAAAGCCAACATAAAAACCGTTCCAAAGCGATGCGGGTTTTGCGAAGTCGGTTGTTGGAAATGAAACAACAACAGGCGCAAACGGAACGGGCCGAACAGCGCCGCACGCTGATTGGCTCCGGCGATCGCAGCCAACGGATTCGGACGTACAACTTTCCGCAAAACCGCCTCTCGGATCACCGCATCAATCTGACGTTGTACAAGCTGGATCAAATCATGCTCGGCAACATGGATGAATTGATTGAGAATTTGATGGCCTTCGACCGCCAAGAACGTTTGCAAAGCCTCGGCAGCGAAGAGAACGGCAAGTAA
- a CDS encoding type B 50S ribosomal protein L31: protein MKADVHPDYHEVVFLDASCGEKFLTRSTLKSDKTIEWEDGKTYPLITVPVSAASHPFYTGKAKYVDSAGRVEKFQQKYGWDERRKASKGKDDAAADSKTEEAAAEG from the coding sequence ATGAAAGCAGACGTTCATCCCGATTATCACGAAGTCGTCTTTTTGGATGCTTCGTGCGGCGAAAAATTCCTCACGCGGTCGACGCTCAAGTCAGACAAAACGATCGAATGGGAAGACGGCAAGACCTACCCATTGATCACCGTTCCGGTCAGTGCGGCCTCGCATCCGTTCTACACGGGCAAAGCCAAGTACGTCGACAGTGCGGGTCGCGTCGAGAAATTCCAACAAAAATATGGTTGGGACGAACGCCGCAAAGCGTCTAAAGGAAAAGACGACGCAGCGGCAGATAGCAAGACCGAAGAAGCGGCGGCTGAAGGTTAG
- a CDS encoding aldehyde dehydrogenase (NADP(+)) — MTTHPVLIGGEWTASTGTETFQASNPTTAEPLPDLFPVSPWGEIEQAIHAAAEAAKLMRGWPGARFAAFLEKYADRIDARSEELATTANLETALPKDGRLAGIELPRTTNQLRLAAAAAREGTWTTATIDTATNIRAMYGPIGPVVVFGPNNFPFAFNGISGGDFAAAIAAGNPVIAKGHSSHPNTTRIFAEEALQAALETDMPPALVQLIYRCDHADGAKLVSHPMMGATGYTGARSAGLYLKEAADKVGKPIYLELSSINPIFVLPGALEERCQDLAEEFAGSCLMGTGQFCTNPGVVVLPAGEAAEEFIAAVTEKFNSAPVGTLLGEGVQHSMASGIFALQSAGAHVIAGGESGGGSGYSHQNTLLKVDGAKFLADPEGLQTEAFGNCSLLVIAEDIDEMTAIADSLEGNLTGAIYSDTGGCDDDVYDQLAAAVRPHVGRLLNDKMPTGVAVSSAMNHGGPFPATGHPVFTAVGIPASIHRFSMLQCYDNIRPHRLPLALQDQHPGGGMWRLVDGTWSQADV; from the coding sequence ATGACCACGCACCCCGTACTCATCGGCGGCGAATGGACGGCTTCGACCGGCACCGAGACCTTTCAAGCATCGAACCCCACGACGGCCGAACCGTTGCCGGATCTCTTCCCGGTTAGTCCTTGGGGGGAAATCGAACAAGCGATTCATGCCGCCGCGGAGGCTGCCAAACTAATGCGGGGTTGGCCGGGGGCGCGGTTTGCCGCATTCCTGGAGAAATACGCCGACCGTATTGATGCGCGTTCCGAAGAATTGGCGACGACTGCGAATCTCGAAACCGCCCTTCCCAAGGATGGCCGGTTGGCGGGTATCGAATTGCCCCGCACAACCAATCAACTCCGTCTCGCCGCCGCCGCTGCCCGCGAAGGGACCTGGACGACCGCGACGATCGATACGGCGACCAACATCCGTGCGATGTACGGACCGATCGGGCCGGTGGTGGTCTTTGGGCCAAATAACTTTCCCTTCGCTTTTAACGGGATCTCGGGAGGGGACTTCGCAGCAGCGATTGCAGCGGGAAATCCGGTGATCGCCAAAGGGCATTCGTCGCACCCCAACACAACGCGCATCTTTGCCGAAGAAGCCTTGCAAGCGGCGCTGGAAACCGACATGCCCCCGGCGTTGGTGCAATTGATCTATCGCTGCGATCACGCCGACGGTGCAAAACTGGTCTCGCACCCAATGATGGGAGCCACCGGTTATACCGGCGCGCGTTCGGCCGGTTTGTATCTCAAGGAAGCCGCCGACAAAGTCGGCAAGCCGATTTATCTGGAGTTATCCAGCATCAACCCCATCTTCGTCCTACCGGGCGCTTTGGAGGAACGCTGCCAAGACTTGGCCGAAGAGTTCGCCGGCAGTTGCCTGATGGGAACCGGTCAGTTCTGTACCAATCCAGGAGTTGTGGTGCTGCCGGCCGGTGAAGCTGCTGAAGAATTCATCGCCGCGGTCACCGAAAAATTCAACTCCGCCCCGGTGGGGACGTTGCTTGGCGAGGGAGTGCAGCACAGCATGGCATCGGGCATCTTCGCTCTGCAATCCGCAGGGGCACATGTGATTGCCGGCGGTGAATCGGGAGGGGGCAGCGGCTACTCGCATCAGAATACGCTGCTGAAAGTCGACGGTGCCAAATTCCTGGCCGATCCGGAAGGCTTGCAAACCGAGGCGTTCGGCAATTGTTCGCTGTTGGTCATTGCCGAAGACATCGACGAAATGACCGCGATCGCGGACAGCCTGGAAGGCAACCTGACCGGCGCGATTTATAGCGACACCGGCGGTTGCGACGACGACGTCTACGACCAACTAGCAGCAGCCGTCCGTCCGCACGTGGGACGATTGCTCAACGACAAAATGCCGACCGGCGTGGCGGTCTCTTCGGCGATGAACCACGGCGGCCCCTTCCCGGCGACGGGACACCCGGTCTTCACCGCTGTGGGAATTCCCGCGAGCATCCACCGTTTTTCAATGCTGCAGTGCTACGACAACATCCGCCCGCATCGTCTACCACTCGCTCTGCAGGATCAACACCCCGGCGGGGGGATGTGGCGGTTAGTCGATGGCACCTGGTCGCAAGCGGACGTTTAA
- a CDS encoding DUF3050 domain-containing protein, which yields MNPLHTIEQRIAPLKDALLNHRIYAEIDRMDALRLFMEHHVFAVWDFMSLLKVLQRQLCCVEVPWIPAADPQGCRLVNEIVLAEESDEDGRGGIASHFELYHHSMKQCGANTAGIDGFLNELRQGSQSLAALESPEVPPAARRFVQQTFKLIETGNLCAVASAFTFGREDLLPEVFQRIVDELNTQGGGTLEDFKYYLDRHISLDGDEHGPMATRLLQSLCGTDDSLWKAAEQAAVDCLVARQELWDGICDAISQNESSR from the coding sequence TTGAATCCACTTCACACAATCGAACAACGAATCGCTCCGTTGAAGGACGCTTTGCTCAATCATCGCATCTACGCCGAAATTGATCGCATGGATGCGTTACGGCTGTTTATGGAACATCACGTCTTTGCTGTGTGGGACTTCATGTCTTTGCTCAAGGTGCTGCAGCGGCAACTTTGCTGCGTCGAAGTCCCGTGGATACCAGCCGCCGACCCACAGGGCTGTCGCCTCGTGAACGAGATTGTGCTTGCCGAAGAGTCCGACGAGGATGGTCGAGGCGGAATTGCCAGCCATTTCGAGCTTTATCATCACTCGATGAAACAGTGCGGGGCCAACACCGCTGGGATTGACGGTTTTCTGAACGAATTGCGACAAGGCTCCCAGAGTCTGGCTGCTTTGGAATCGCCAGAAGTTCCCCCAGCGGCTCGGCGGTTTGTGCAGCAGACCTTCAAACTCATTGAGACGGGCAACCTATGTGCCGTTGCTTCGGCGTTCACGTTTGGTCGAGAGGATTTGCTGCCGGAAGTTTTTCAACGCATCGTGGATGAGTTGAATACACAGGGAGGCGGCACCTTGGAAGATTTCAAGTATTATCTGGATCGACACATCAGCCTGGACGGTGACGAGCATGGTCCAATGGCGACCCGCCTACTGCAGTCTCTTTGCGGTACCGACGATTCACTTTGGAAAGCGGCTGAACAAGCCGCGGTTGATTGTTTGGTGGCGCGGCAAGAACTGTGGGATGGAATCTGTGATGCGATCAGCCAGAATGAGTCGTCGCGGTGA
- a CDS encoding SDR family NAD(P)-dependent oxidoreductase has product MQLNIKDHVAVVTGGASGIGLAVARGFAAEGARVAIWDLAKNVTTAAADLASECGVATCGIATDICDEAQVLDAAAATARELGPIDHVVHCAAIGSGKFGFPFTNLQPSDWRATLEVNIMGTVHVAHAVAEPMKQRKSGTIVFISSVAGQIGSQTDPPYSASKAAVINFAQCTAKDLAPHGIRVNSVCPGMVQTPLNRGVWQAWNEQQPPDQQRSYEDWAEEKIKAVVPLGQWQTPEDIADMVVFLSSNRAAHVTGQTINVDGGFVMHW; this is encoded by the coding sequence ATGCAACTGAATATCAAAGATCATGTCGCCGTCGTTACCGGCGGCGCGAGCGGCATCGGTTTGGCCGTCGCCCGCGGATTCGCCGCCGAAGGAGCCCGCGTGGCCATTTGGGATCTGGCGAAAAACGTCACCACCGCTGCTGCGGATCTCGCGAGCGAATGCGGTGTCGCCACCTGTGGTATTGCGACCGACATCTGCGATGAAGCCCAGGTCCTGGACGCGGCGGCTGCCACCGCCCGGGAATTGGGGCCAATCGATCATGTGGTGCATTGCGCCGCCATCGGGTCTGGAAAGTTCGGATTTCCATTTACGAACTTACAGCCGTCTGACTGGCGGGCGACGCTCGAGGTGAACATCATGGGCACCGTCCACGTCGCCCACGCCGTCGCCGAACCGATGAAGCAACGCAAATCGGGCACGATCGTTTTTATCTCGTCGGTCGCCGGACAAATTGGCTCGCAAACCGATCCGCCCTACAGTGCTTCCAAGGCAGCTGTGATCAACTTTGCCCAATGCACCGCCAAAGATTTGGCGCCGCACGGCATCCGCGTGAACAGCGTCTGCCCTGGCATGGTGCAAACCCCGCTCAACCGCGGCGTCTGGCAAGCCTGGAACGAACAGCAACCGCCCGATCAACAGCGCAGTTACGAAGACTGGGCCGAAGAAAAAATCAAAGCCGTGGTCCCGCTCGGCCAATGGCAAACGCCAGAGGACATCGCCGACATGGTCGTGTTCCTCTCCTCCAATCGCGCCGCCCATGTGACCGGTCAAACGATCAACGTCGACGGCGGGTTTGTGATGCACTGGTGA
- a CDS encoding multiheme c-type cytochrome, with amino-acid sequence MTSNRSQSDDGAQVAKSPPLTALWCAVAVVVAALGIYLAGVAAMSAFTGIATDNFFWLWSFLAHIVLGAVFTVGVLVIAVRRCLRGYRERDWRMKSVWAVVGVLILFVFVSGAALFRDGRELQIAKSVWRPILYATHVVVPVLLLGLVLGFRRLIFGQRRWGVIPFVGATTLGVAGLAFLHGQAPTTEVSVAPENDKLSYYPALARTASGDPIPATALMRDAECKTCHADVHADWQQSAHHFSSFNNPVYLAAALETRADAIKKYGNDQSFNFCAGCHDPVPLFSNSLDAAFDDPQNPVAQAGLTCTACHAITEVAHGATTTTRGNADYTIAQPRQYPLAGSDNEVLSWLHRQLLLTKPAMHKQTFLKPVHKTPEFCGTCHKVHLPEKLNDYKFVRGQNHYDSFVQSGVSGYGARSFYYPSHAAENCATCHMPSRESDDLGATDSRIRNHLFPAANTGLPALRGAEDVVELHRNVLEGALRVDLFGIREAGRIDGPLHAPLRPELPELKPGATYLLEAVIRNLLVGHHFTQGTADSNQIWLDIRVTDGAGKVIGRSGALDEDRRVDPWAHFINAFVVDRQGNRISRRNAQDIFVPLYNHQIPPGAAQTVHYRFTLPEDVTGPVTVDVRLRYRKFDRELMDFVSRDLQRPELAQFDLPIVDIAEDQVEFAIEDSPAEIVNLPVDIPVWQRWNNFGIGLLLNGQAELRQAESAFRAVQPLDFGQGSVNLVRVLLKEGRLAEAAELLAGLDSRDDASVNWWTLAWLNGVLQHRLGNLEAAEAHLRRILETKDAELAERGFDFSRDYVVLNQLGEVLFDRARLCRAPSEAKERERFLRAAADIFQRTLQLDTENVVAHHNLSQLYKELGDDESALAYWHNHLRYKPDDSARGEAIRAAREKYPAANHAAGDVVIYDLQRPGGPGRDAE; translated from the coding sequence ATGACAAGCAATCGCTCACAATCCGATGACGGCGCACAGGTCGCAAAAAGCCCGCCTTTGACGGCGCTCTGGTGCGCGGTAGCAGTGGTCGTAGCGGCGCTAGGCATTTACCTCGCCGGCGTCGCTGCAATGAGCGCCTTTACGGGGATTGCGACGGACAATTTTTTTTGGCTTTGGTCGTTTCTAGCGCATATCGTGCTCGGCGCGGTCTTCACCGTAGGGGTATTGGTGATTGCGGTGCGGCGCTGTTTGCGTGGGTACCGTGAGCGTGACTGGCGGATGAAGTCCGTCTGGGCGGTGGTGGGCGTGCTGATTTTGTTTGTATTTGTTTCCGGCGCCGCATTATTTCGCGACGGCCGGGAGCTGCAAATCGCGAAATCGGTGTGGCGTCCTATTTTGTATGCGACGCACGTTGTCGTGCCGGTGCTGTTGTTGGGACTTGTGCTGGGGTTTCGCCGTTTAATATTTGGCCAGCGGCGCTGGGGGGTGATTCCATTCGTGGGGGCGACAACGCTCGGCGTGGCGGGCTTGGCATTTCTGCACGGGCAGGCACCCACGACGGAAGTCTCCGTGGCGCCCGAAAACGATAAGCTGTCCTATTACCCCGCGCTCGCTCGTACGGCCTCGGGTGATCCGATCCCGGCAACCGCGTTGATGCGCGATGCGGAATGCAAAACCTGCCATGCGGATGTGCATGCTGATTGGCAGCAGAGCGCGCATCACTTTAGCTCGTTCAATAATCCGGTCTACTTAGCGGCGGCACTGGAAACGCGGGCCGATGCGATCAAAAAGTATGGCAACGATCAATCGTTCAACTTTTGTGCCGGCTGCCACGACCCGGTCCCGTTGTTCAGCAATTCGCTCGATGCCGCTTTTGACGATCCACAAAACCCAGTCGCTCAGGCAGGGCTGACCTGCACGGCGTGCCATGCAATTACGGAAGTCGCACACGGAGCAACAACCACAACCCGAGGGAACGCCGATTACACGATCGCCCAGCCACGGCAATATCCACTCGCCGGCAGCGACAACGAAGTGCTAAGTTGGTTGCATCGGCAATTATTGCTGACCAAACCGGCAATGCACAAACAAACATTCCTCAAACCGGTGCACAAGACACCGGAGTTCTGCGGGACCTGTCACAAAGTGCACTTGCCCGAGAAACTCAACGACTACAAATTCGTGCGGGGACAGAACCATTACGATTCGTTTGTGCAAAGCGGCGTTTCAGGGTACGGGGCGCGGAGCTTTTATTACCCGTCGCACGCTGCCGAGAATTGTGCCACCTGCCATATGCCGTCACGGGAATCAGACGACCTAGGTGCCACCGATTCCCGTATCCGCAATCACCTCTTCCCCGCCGCTAATACCGGTTTGCCGGCGCTGCGCGGCGCGGAGGACGTTGTCGAATTGCATCGCAACGTTCTCGAAGGGGCATTGCGCGTTGATCTGTTTGGAATTCGCGAAGCAGGCCGTATCGACGGGCCGTTGCATGCACCGCTGCGACCGGAACTTCCTGAATTGAAACCAGGTGCGACGTATTTGTTGGAAGCGGTGATCCGAAATTTGTTGGTGGGACATCACTTCACTCAAGGGACAGCCGACTCGAATCAAATCTGGTTGGACATCCGTGTCACCGACGGCGCGGGAAAAGTGATCGGCCGGAGCGGCGCTCTCGACGAGGACCGGCGTGTCGATCCTTGGGCGCATTTTATCAATGCCTTTGTCGTCGACCGACAAGGAAATCGCATCAGCCGCCGCAATGCTCAAGACATCTTTGTGCCGCTCTACAACCACCAAATCCCACCAGGAGCCGCCCAAACGGTGCACTACCGTTTCACACTGCCTGAAGACGTCACAGGGCCGGTGACGGTGGATGTGCGGTTGCGGTACCGGAAGTTTGACCGCGAGTTAATGGATTTTGTCAGCCGTGATTTGCAGCGGCCTGAATTGGCGCAGTTCGATTTGCCGATTGTCGACATTGCTGAAGACCAAGTCGAATTTGCCATTGAGGATTCACCGGCAGAAATCGTCAATCTTCCGGTGGATATCCCCGTCTGGCAACGTTGGAACAATTTTGGAATTGGACTGTTGCTCAACGGACAAGCGGAATTACGGCAGGCGGAATCGGCATTTCGTGCGGTTCAGCCGCTCGATTTTGGGCAGGGTTCGGTCAATCTGGTCCGCGTGTTACTCAAGGAAGGACGTTTGGCCGAAGCGGCTGAACTGCTGGCGGGGCTGGATTCGCGCGACGATGCGTCTGTGAATTGGTGGACGCTCGCGTGGCTGAATGGCGTGCTGCAACATCGGTTGGGAAATTTAGAAGCAGCTGAGGCGCATTTGCGGCGGATTCTCGAAACCAAAGATGCCGAATTGGCGGAGCGTGGGTTTGATTTCAGTCGCGATTATGTCGTGCTGAACCAGTTGGGCGAAGTCCTCTTTGATCGCGCCCGGCTTTGCCGAGCCCCGTCGGAGGCCAAAGAACGTGAGAGATTCCTGCGCGCAGCGGCAGACATTTTCCAGCGCACATTGCAACTCGATACTGAAAACGTTGTCGCACACCACAACCTGTCTCAATTGTACAAGGAGCTGGGGGACGACGAATCGGCGCTGGCCTATTGGCACAATCACTTAAGATACAAACCGGATGACAGTGCCCGCGGCGAGGCGATTCGAGCCGCGCGCGAAAAATACCCCGCTGCCAACCATGCTGCCGGGGATGTGGTGATTTATGATTTACAGCGTCCCGGCGGACCGGGGCGCGATGCGGAGTAA